Proteins co-encoded in one Chionomys nivalis chromosome 6, mChiNiv1.1, whole genome shotgun sequence genomic window:
- the LOC130876328 gene encoding whey acidic protein-like: MRCFISLALGLLALEVALAQNPREQVFDSVQVMCPEASASENPECINCRTKAECAQNALCCRSSCNAICKTPVNIDAPKAGHCPWNPVNLIPTGPCLVKDSCSRDSDCTGNKKCCKYGCAMKCKSPQAGMSVNEQGLEKQMVLPLKASPGEGVSPTCLFGDIKNRTRSPAKAAACPGIPDCQE, from the exons ATGCGCTGCTTCATCAGCCTCGCTCTCGGCCTGCTGGCCCTGGAAGTGGCCCTCGCTCAGAATCCACGGGAACAAGTCTTCGACTCAG TCCAGGTCATGTGCCCTGAAGCCAGCGCCAGTGAGAACCCAGAGTGTATCAACTGTCGCACCAAAGCAGAGTGTGCCCAGAATGCCTTGTGTTGTCGCAGTTCCTGCAATGCCATTTGCAAGACTCCTGTCAACA TTGATGCTCCAAAGGCTGGCCACTGCCCCTGGAATCCAGTCAACCTGATCCCCACTGGCCCATGTCTGGTGAAAGATTCATGTTCCAGGGACAGTGATTGTACTGGCAACAAGAAATGCTGCAAATACGGCTGCGCCATGAAGTGTAAGAGCCCACAAGCAG GAATGAGTGTCAATGAGCAGGGCCTGGAAAAACAGATGGTTCTGCCACTCAAAGCTAGTCCTG GTGAGGGTGTCTCACCCACCTGCCTATTTGGTGATATAAAGAACCGTACACGCTCACCTGCAAA AGCAGCAGCCTGCCCTGGGATCCCTGACTGCCAGGAGTGA